Part of the Micromonospora rhizosphaerae genome is shown below.
GGGAAGCTCCTCACCCTGTTCGTCCTGGGGCTGATCGCCGGCGGCCTGCTCAGCGGGGTGGTCCTCGGGGCGCTCTCCGGGCTGTCCGCGCCGCTGCCGGCGTCCTGGCGGTACGCGACCATCGTGACGGTGGCGCTGCTGGGAGTGCTCCGGGAGGCCGGGGTGGTGACCATCCCCCTGCCACAGAACCCCCGCCAGGTGCCGCAGGACGTGCTGCGGCGGAGCCCCCGGCGCGGAGCGCTGCGATTCGGCTTCGAACTCGGCACCGGCGTGCGGACGTACGTGTCGGCCACCGCCCCGTACGTGCTCGCGGTGGCGGTCTTCCTCGGCGGTCAGCGCCTGCAGGTCGCCGCGCTCGCCGGTGTCGGTTTCGGCGCGGGGCGCGCCGCCACCCCGCTCATCCGCCGCGCCTCCGGGGCAGTCGAGGACTGGGACGCCGACCTGGCCGCACGACTTCGCATCATCACCGTGGTGGGGTGCCCCGCGCTCGCCGCCGCCTTCGGCCTGCTCCTCCTGCACCACTTGTAGCGGTAGCGCGACGTCCTCCTGGCATTGCGCGTACAACGCGCGGCCGGAACAGCGAAAACGAGCCGCTCATCGGGCTTGAAGACGTCCTCTACCTTGATTCCCGAGGTGGTAGGCGTGACTCTCGTTCGCGGACCGGCAACCATTGCGACACGACTTCCGGACGTCCGACGTCGCCTCCGTCGCACCCCTGGGCGGCTGGCGCTCGCCACCGCCGTACTCATCGTGCTCGGCGTCGCCACCGGCGCGGCCGGCGCGGTCGGCGTACGTCAGCGGATCGACCTCGTCAACGGCGCCACCGCGCGCAGCGGTGATCTGACGGTTGCCGCGCAGCGGCTCTACCGCGCGCTGTCCGACGCCGACGCCACCGCGGCGAGCGCCTTCCTCACCGGCGGCGTCGAACCCGTGGCCCTACGCGAGCGCTACCAGTCCGACATCGCCGACGCGGGCGCGGCGCTGGCCGTGGTGTCCGCAGGGCGCGCCGGCGGCGGCCGGGGTGACGCGGCGGTCGTGCAGATCATCGGCCAGCTGCCGGTTTACACGGGACTCGTCGAGGCCGCCCGGGCGTACAACCGGCAGGGCGTGCCGCTCGGCGGTGCGTACCTGCGCGAGGCGTCGGGGCTGATGCGGGAGCGGCTGCTGCCCGCGGTCCAGGAGCTCTATGAGGCGACGTCCAGCGAGCTCGACGACGCGCGCGGCGCCGCCGGAGCGTTTCCGTGGTTCGCGGTCCTGCTCGGGCTGCTGACGATCGCCGCGCTCGTCATGGTGCAGCGCTACCTGGCCCGGCGCACCAACCGGTTGTTCAACATCGGGTTGGTGGGCGCAACCGCTGCCGCGGCCGTCCTGGTCGTGTGGCTGGGGGTGTCGGCGGTGCTGGCGGCCGGGAGGCTCGACGCGAGCCGGGAGCAGGGCTCGGAACCGGTCGCGCAGCTCGCCGGGGTTCGCATCGCGGCGTTGCAGGCGCGCGCCGACGAGGCGCACACGCTGATCGCCCGCGGCAACGGCGCACGGTTCGAGGAGGACTACGTCCGGGCCATGGCGAGCGTGACCGGGCGGGGCGGGCTGCCGGCCGTCTCGGACGCGGACCCGGACACCCGAAGCGCGGCGCAGGCGGCGACCGGTGAGGCGCAGAAGTGGCTTGCGGCCCACAAGAATCTGCGCGCGCTCGACGACGGCGGACAGTACGCGCAGGCGGTCGCCGCAGCGGTCGGCACGGGCCCGGACTCGACGGCCAGCATCTTCAACCAGCTCGACGAGCACCTGGCCGCCGCCATCGAACACAACGGGCAGCGGTTCGACCGGGAGGTGGGCCGCGCCGCCGGGGCACTCGCCGGTACGGACATCGGCGTCGTCGTTCTGGCGACGCTGCTGATCGTCGGTGCGGCCCTCGGGATCCAGCGGCGATTGGCGGAGTACCGATGAAACGATGTGCAGTCGCGCTGGTGGCCGTCCTCTGCGTGACCGGGTGTGCGACGAGCCGGTCGCTGCCCGACGGGCGGGTGGACGCGACCGCGCCCCGCCCGGTCGGCGCGCAGGACCCGGCGGCCATCCCGACCTCGGCCGCGGTGCCGCCCGGCTCGTGCGACCCGCGCGCCAGCCTCCGGCCGTCCGGCGCGCTGCCCACGCCGGGGCGGATGCCGGCCGACTCGACGATGGCGCAGATCGCCAGGCGAGGACGGCTCGTCGTCGGTGTCGACCAGAACAACTACCGCTTCGGATACCGCGACCCGGGCACGGGTGACCTGGTGGGCTTCGAGATCGACCTGGCGCACGAGATCGCCAGGGCGATCTTCGGCGACCCCGGCAAGGTGCTGTTCCGGGCGGTCAGGACCGCCGAACGGGAGCAGGCGGTCCAGACGGGTGCCGTCGACATCGTCATCCGCAGCATGACGATGAACTGCGACCGATGGCAGCGAGTGTCGTTCTCCACCGAGTACTTCAGCGCCGGCCAGGCCATCCTGGTCGCCAAGGGTTCGCCGATCAAGGGCCTCAGGGATCTCACCGGCCGAAAGGTCTGCGCGGCCACCGGCAGCACATCCATCCGGAACATCGCGGCGAAGGCCCCGCAGGCGCTGCCGGTGTCGGCGGCGGACGCGCTGGACTGCCTGGTGATGCTGCAGCAGAACCAGGTCGCCGCGGTCTCGACGGACGACGCCATCCTGGCCGGCTTCGCGGCACAGGACCCGGGTACGACCGTCCTGCCCGAGCGGTTCACCGAAGAGCCGTACGGCATGGCGATGCAGAAGGAGTCGCCCGACCTGGTGCGGTTCGTCAACGGAGTGCTCGAGCGGCTACGCGCGGACGGCACCTGGACCCGGCTCTACAACAAGTGGCTCACCGCGCTGGGCAGCACGCCGCAGCCACCGGCCGCCCGCTATCGGGACTGACCGTGACGACGCCAGCGCCGATGAGCCGCGACGAGGTCGACTTCGCCATCGTCGGGCTCGTCGCGGCGCACGACCGGATCTCGGCCGCCATGTACGCGCTGGACGCCCATCCCGGCCTCGTCGTGCTGCGGGGCGACGACCTGCGGGGCAAGACGCGCCGGGTCGCCATCGAGACACTCCCGCGGCTCGACGTCCTGTGGTCGCAGTTCGCCGCGGTGCGGTCCGTGCTGGACCGGGTGAAGACGGTACGCGGGGAGCGGTCGAGGCCCGGCGACGACGAGTTGCACGAGCTGACCGTGCTGCTGCGCGGTCCCGTCCTACCGCTTGCGCCCGACGGCATGGTGGTCGACGACCCGCTGGCCGGGGCGCCGCCGAACTGGGTGACCGCGATGGGTCTGGCCCAGGAGCTGGAGCGGGCCAGCGCCGAGGTCACCGGGACGCTCGACGGCGTCCAGTCGGCGTACGCGGAGATCGCGGCTCGGTTCGAGCCGCTGACCAAGGCGTTGGACCGGGCCCGGGCGGCCGCCGAGGCGCTGGGGTACGCCGCCACGGGGTCCGAGGTGGAGCGTCTCGACGTACGCCTGGCCGAGGCGACCTTCGACGCGATGTGTGACCTGCTGGACACAGCTGGACCCCCGTCGGCGCTGGCTGCCGAGATCGAGGCGGTCACCGCCCGGCTGGCCGACCTGACCCGGCTGCGCGACGCCTACCCGGACCGGGTGCGGCGGCTGCGGGCCGCCGTGGACGAGGTGGCCGCGGCCGAGGACGAGACCGGCCGGGCGTACGCCGTCGCGAACGAGAAGATCGCCAACCCTGGCCTGCCGCCGGCTCCCGACGCGGTCCCGGCGCTGCGGGCGCACCTGGCCCAGCTCGACCAACTGCACCGCGAGCAGCGCTGGCCCCGGCTCGCGGACGAGCTGTCCGTGGTGGAGCGGTCGGTGGCGGAGGCCCGGGAGCGCGCGGCCCACCTGCGCGAGGCAGCCGAAGGACTGCTGCGCCGCCGGGCTGAGCTGCGCGGCCGGCTCGACGCCTACCGCGCCCGAGCGGGGCGGCTTGGCCTGGCCGAGCACGCCGAGCTCGCCGTGCGGCATCGGACCGCGCAGGACCTGCTCTACACCAGCCCCTGCGACCTGCCGGCGGCCACCCGCGCCATGGTCGCCTACCTGCGATACCTCAACGAGCTCACGGAGAGGGGGCACCAATGAGGTGTGTCCGGTCCGGTTGCCCCGGCTCGTACGGCGCCGAGGGCTACTGCGACGAATGCGGGCGCCGAGCGCCGGCGGGCGCAGCTGTGACGTCCCCGGGCGCCAGCGTGGCGACCGCCGCAGCGACGCTACCGTCCGTCGCCACGGTCAGCGCCGGCTCGGTGCGCACCGGATCCGGTCGCAGCCGCCCCGCCGCGCGCGGCGGTCTCGGCGCCGGGCTGATCGACATCCCGCGGGTACCGCTGCGCGACCCGGCCACGGCAGTCATGAGCGACCCGAAGGTGGCCGAGTCGCGGCGCTTCTGTACGCAGTGCGAGGCGGCGGTGGGCCGCGGGCGGGACGGCAAGCCGGGCCGGGCCGAAGGCTTCTGCCCCAGCTGCGGCCACCCGTTCTCGTTCCTGCCGCGGCTGCGCGCCGGCGACCTCGTCAACGGCCGGTACGAGGTGCTCGGCGCGCTCGCGTACGGCGGGCTGGGCTGGATCTACCTGGCCCGGGACCGCAACGTGAGCGACTCGGTCAGCGATCGCTGGGTCGTCCTCAAAGGGCTGATCAACACCGGCGACGGCGACGCCATGGCGTCGGCGGTGACCGAGCGGCGGTTCCTGGTCGAGATCGACCACCCCAACATCGTGAAGATCCACGATTTTGTGCAGCACCCCGATCCGAAGACGGGCGAGCTGGTCGGCTACATCGTCATGGAGTACGTCGGCGGCCAGTCGCTGCGGGACATGCTGGTGGCCCGGCGCGCCGAGGGCGCGCGGGTGCTGCCGCTGCCGGAGGTGATCGCGTACGGGGTGGAGATTCTGCCCGCGCTGGGTTACCTGCACGACCGCGGCCTGATCTTCTGCGACTTCAAGCCGGACAACGTCATCCACGCCGAGGAGCAGCTCAAGCTCATCGACCTGGGCGGCGTCCGGCGGGCCGACGACGACGTCAGCGCAATCTACGGAACGCCCGGATACCAGGCGCCGGAGGTGGCCGCCGTGGGCCCGTCGGTGGCCTCCGACATCTATACCGTCGGGCGGTCGCTCGCCGTGCTCAGCTTCGAGTTCCGCGGGTTCTCCAGCACGTACGCCGACCGGCTGCCCGACCCGTCGGAGGTGCCGCTGCTGGCCCAGGAGGAGTCGTACCACCGGCTGCTGCGCCGGGCCACGCACCGGGAACCGGCCCGGCGATTCCAGTCCGCGGCCGAGATGAGCGAGCAGCTGCTCGGCGTACTCCGGGAGGTGGTGTCGGCCGCCGACGGCGTGCCGCGGCCGACGCTGTCCCGCCGGTTCACGCCCGAGCGGCGGGCGTTCGGCACCGGTGCCGGCGAGGTCGGTGACGCGGTGGTCACCGATCTCCGCCCGGCGAGCGTCGCCGCCGCGTTGCCGCTGCCGCAGGTCGACGTCCTCGATCCCGGTGCCGGCCTCCTGGCCACGCTGAGCGTCACCGACCCGGACGAGGTCATCCGAGAGCTGACGGCCGCGCCGGTGCAGAGCGTCGAGGTGGCGCTCCGGCTGGTCCGGGCGCGCATCGAGCAGGGCGATCTCGCCGGCGCGCTCGCCGGCCTCGACGAGCTGGCAGCGGCCGATCCGTTCGACTGGCGGATGGACTGGTACCGCGGCCTGGCCGCGCTGGCCGCGAACACCCCGGGAGAGGCTCGGGTCGCGTTCGACGCGGTCTACAACGAGCTGCCGGGCGAGCCGGCCGCCCGGCTGGCGCTGGCCGCCGCGGTCGAGTGCACCGGCGACCCGAGCGCGGCCGAGCGGCTCTACGAGCGGGTGTGGCGGGTCGACCACGGCTACCTCAGTGCCGCCTTCGGGCTGGCCCGGATCCGGCTGGCGGTCGAGGACCGGGCTGGCGCGCTGGCCGTACTCGACCAGGTGCCGGACAGCTCCAGCCTGCACGTCGTCGCCCAGGTGGCCGCCGTGCGCGCCAGCCTGCGCGCCACCGCGCACCCGGTCAAGCCCGACGACCTGCTGCACGCGTCCGGGCGGCTGGAACGGCTCAGCCTCGATGTCGAGCGCCGCGCTCGGCTCGCCGTCGAGGTGCTGGAGGCGGCCCTTGCCTGGATCACCGCGACCCGGTTGCCCGGGCATCGCCTGCCGCCCGGCGCCGGGGTGCTGGGCCATGAGCTGACCGAGCGAGGGCTGCGCCTCGGGCTGGAGCAGGCGTACCGGGCGATGGCGCAGCTGGCCCGCGACACGGACACCCGGATCGCGCTCGTCGACCGGGCCAACGCCGTTCGACCCAGGACGCTCGTGTGAACGGGAACGCCTGCCCCGAGCACGGGCCTCCGAGCGAGCCGGAGCACCGGTTCTGCGAGGTGTGCGGACGCAACCTGGTGACCGGTGAGCTGGCGTCGCTCTCGGTCCCCACCATCTGGCTGTCGTCGCGAGCCGCCGGCGCTTCCTGCGCCGCGTGCGGCGCGGCGTACGTCGACGAAGACGCCTACTGCGACCATTGTGGGCGCCGGCGGTCGATCGGGCGGGATCACGCCGAGCTGGACCTGGGTACGGTCGCCGGGGTGACCGACCGCGGCCTGCGCCGACGCCGCAACGAAGACGCGGTCGCGGTCGGCCGGGCCGGCAGCGTCAACGCGGCCGTGGTGTGCGACGGGGTGTCGACATCCACCCGCTCGGACGCCGCGGCGTACGGCGCGGCCGAGGCCGGCCTCGGGACACTCCTGGCGGCGCTGGCCCGCGGCGTCGACCCGCCCAAGGCCACCGTCGAAGGCGCGCGGGCGGCCGCGGCGGCGGCCCGCGCCGCCGCCGCCGGTCCGGACGCCGGGGACACGCCGCCGAGCTGCACGTACGTTTCCGGGATCGTCACCGCCGACGCGGTGACCGTGGGCTGGATCGGCGACAGCCGGGCGTACTGGCTGGGGCCGGACCCCTCCTGCCTCACCGTCGACGACTCGGTGGCCGGCCAACTCGCCGCCGGGCGTTCGGTCCCGGCGACCCTCGACGCCGACCCCGGGTCGCGGGCGCTCATCCGCTGGCTCGGCGCCGACTCGGACGACGTCGAGGCACAGGTCGTCTCGCTGCGGCCGGCCGCCCCCGGACGGGTGCTGCTCTGCTCCGACGGACTGCACCACTACCTGTCCGACCCGTCCGCGCTGGCGGCGGCGTCGTCCGGCCGGCTGATCGACGTCGCGCGGCACCTCACGACCGTCGCGCTGGACGGCGGGGGCCACGACAACATCGCCGTCGCCGTTCTCTCCTATTCACCATCAGGAGGCTCTGTTCCATGAGCGCACTGTTCTCCGCCGAGGTCGACCAGAACGAGTACCTGCCCGAGGGCGGGCGGGTCGTCGACGCAATCATCACGGTGACCGCCCAGGGCGGCGACCTGCGCAACACGGATGCCGCGCCGAGCGCGGCGGAAGTCATCATGGTCGATGTCTCTGGATCCATGGGGATGCCGGCCAAGAAGATCGCCGAGGCGAAGAAGGCGACAGCCATCGCCATCGACACGCTCCGGGACGGGGTCGCGTTCGCTGTCGTCGCCGGCACATCGGGAGCGCACATGGTCTACCCGGCCGACGCCCGGATGGTCCCGGCGTCCGGGCAGACCAGGGCCGAGGCGAAGGCGGCGGTCGCCCGACTGCGAGCCGACGGGGGTACGGCCATCGGCCGGTGGCTGGACCTCGCGAACCACCTCTTCGCCGGCGAGCAGGCCGAGGTGAAGCACGCGATCCTGCTCACCGACGGGCAGAACCAGCACGAAAGCCCGCGGGATTTCCAGCGGGTGCTGGACGCCTGCGAGGGCAGATTCGTCTGCGACAGCCGCGGCGTCGGCGACGACTGGGTGGCGCGCGAGCTGCGCCTGATCGCCTCCACCCTGCTGGGCACCGCCGACGGCTTGGAGGACCCGGCCGAACTGCCGGCCGCGTTCCAGGCCATGACGGAGACCGCGATGGGCAAGTCGGTGGCCGACGTGTCGCTGCGGGTGTGGACCCCGGCCGGCGCCACCATCCGGTTCGTGAAACAGGTGTACCCGCAGGTGGAGGACCTCACCGGCCGGCGAGCGGAGGTGAGCGGCCGGATCGGCGACTACCCGACCGGGGCGTGGGGCGCGGAGAGCCGCGACTACCACGTCTCGATCGAGGTCGAGCCGGACGCGGTCGGCGAGGAGGTGCTCGCCGCGCGGATCAGCCTCGTCAGCGGAGGCCAGGTGCTCACCGAGAAGCTGGTCCTGGCCCGGTGGACCGACGACACCGCTCTCTCCACGAAGATCAACCCGCAGGTGGCGCACTACACCGGCCAGGCCGAGTTGGCGGCGGTGATCCAGGAAGGGCTCACGGCGCGCGACGCAGGCGACGTGGAGACCGCCACCGCGAAGCTCGGCCGGGCCGTGCAACTCGCCGTGGCGTCCGGCCATGAAGACACCGCCAAGCTGCTCGCCCGCGTGGTGGACGTGGTCGACGCGCCTACCGGCACGGTACGGCTCAAGAAGCAGGTGGCCGGCGTCGACGCGGAGATCACGAACGTGCGGTCCGTCAAGACGGTCCGGGTGAAGAAGAAGCAGGAGGGCTGATGGCGACCTGCCCCAAGGGACACGAGTCCGCGACCCTGGACTACTGCGACGTCTGCGGCGCCCTGATGGGCGGCGCCTCCGCACCACCGGCGGCGGCTTCCGCCGCACCGCCGCCGGCTTCGGCGGGGCCGCCCGCACCGCCGCCGGTCGCGCCGCCCGACGTCAAGTCGTGCCCCGTGTGCAGCACGCCCCAAACGGGGCGCTTCTGCGAAGAGGACGGGTACGACTTCCTGCTCGCGCCCCCCGTGAACCCCGCAAACACCGTGCCCTCAGCCGCCCGGACACCGCCCGCGTCCGGGCCGGCGCCGTCCGGGCCGGCGTCTCAGGGGTGGACGGTCGTCGTGCGCGCGGACTCGGCGTACTTCGAGGTCGTCAAGGCGATGGGTGGCGAGGACGCCGGGGGGATGGCGTTCCCGCAGTTCGCGCCCGAGCGGCGCTTCGTGTTGACCGGCGAGCAGATGGTGATCGGGCGGCGCAGCCGGTCGCGCGGCGTCAATCCGGACATCGATCTGGTCGGCCCGCCCGAAGATCCTGGCGTGTCCCATCTGCACGCGCTCCTGGTCGCTCAGCAGGACGGCTGGGCGGTGGTCGACCTGGAGTCGGCCAACGGCACGTACCTCAACGACCCGTCGTCGAACCCGATCGACCCGCTCGTCCAGGTACCGATCAAGGACGGCGACAAGATCTACCTGGGGGCCTGGACTGCTCTGACCATCCACGTCGCGTGAGGCCTACTTACCGTTGGTTGCCTGGTCGGCGCGCATGTGTCCGCCGCCAGGGAGCCGCGACGACCAGGACCACCACTGCGGCAGTGGCGCCGAGGCCGAGGCCGGTCAGCAACGCCAGTGCCGACGACTTCTTTTCCTCGGGTGTGACCAGGCGGCCGACGGACGCGTCCGCAGGAAGAGCGAAGCCCCATTCGAGCAGGGCTATCGCCTCCCCCAGACTTCCCAGCGGTGCGGTCTCCGCCCCGAGCAGGGTGACGGCGAGCCGCCGGCCGTCGCGCTCCACCACGCCGACGTACGTTTGCCGAGCCAGAGAGGTGAAGCCGGTCTTCCCGCCGAGCATGCCGGGAACGCGGTCCAGCAGGGTGTTGTCGTTGGTGATCTGGAACGCCGGCTTTCCCGGCTGTGCCGGTACCTCCGCCACCCTGGTTGCGGCATATCGCCGAAAGTCCTCGCGGGCGAAGGTGGCCCGGGCGATGAGCGCCAGGTCGTACGCGCTGGTGTACTGACCTGGGCCGTCCAGGCCCGAGGGGGTTGCGGCGTGGGTCTGGTTCGCGCGCAGCCGGCGTGCTTCGTCGTTCATCGCGTCGACTCCGCCCTGCCTGGCTCTCTCGCCGCCGCCGGCTCGGGCCAGCACGTTGGCCGCGTCGTTGCCCGATCTGAGCAGGAGCCCCTGCCACAGGTTCTCGATCGAGTACCGGCCACCCTCGACCACCCCCATCAATGAACTGGCCGGGTCGAGATCCGCCAGATCCTCCCGCTTCACCTCGACGACCTGCTTCGGATCGAGGCGGGGCATCAGGGCCGCGGCCAGCAGCAGTTTCTGCACGCTGGCCGGCGTTCGCCGCTCGTGCGGGGCACATCCACCCAGCACCTCACCACTGTTGAGGTCGGCCACGAGCCACGAGGTGGCGGTCACCGCCGGCGCCGACGGCGCACCCTCGGGGATCGCCAGTCCGGACGTCGCCAGCGCCGTTCCCCCGACTTCCCGCTGGGCGCGGTCAACCGGTGGTGGAGACGGTGTGGCGGGCGGAGGCACCGGCGGCGCGGCCCTCGGGCACGCCACGTCCGGCGCGGCCGCCGCCCCTGTTGGGGGCAGGACCGCAACAGCCGACATCGCCAGGGTGACACTCATCGTCGCAGCAGCAACACGAGAGGTAGTCACGCAACGTACGGTAATGCTCGGCAGCCTGGGCGCGGCCGGGTTGGAGAAAGCAGCCCCTGCGGCGGCGGCGAGACTTGTGCGCGGCCGAGTCAGAATAGGATGCCCCGCCCGCCGGTGACCCTTTCCCTCCAACCCGGCACGGAAGGAAATCGTCGGTCCATTTCTACCGATGGCACAGCCCGGGGAAAACGTCGCGCACCGGCGGCCTTCCGAATCTGTAGAAGTTGCGCATATACCTCGGCTCCCTGGGGAGAAGGCGGCGGAGGGGAAGACAGGAACGGGGGACAGTATGGGGTTCAGGCGACGATTGACGTTGTTGTCGGTGCTCGCGGCCACACCGTTGGTCCTCGATGGATGTACCGCTGACCGCATGCCGGGCGCCCGGCATCCGGAGAGAAAGGTGGCGCCGCCGGAACTCACGGTGACGCCCGGCGACCAGTCGCGGGACGTGCCGATCAGCGCCGAGGTCGGTACCCGGGTCAGCGGCGGTCGGATCACCGCCGTGCGGATCACCGACGACAAGGGCGCCGAGGTCAAGGCCGAGCCCCGCGAAGACGGGTCGGCCTGGGTCCCGAGCAAGCCGCTGCAGCCCAAACGGACCTACACCGCCGAGGTCACCGCCACCGGCGACAAGGGAAAGACGACCACCCGGAAGACCACCTTCACCACCACGCCGAAATCGACAAAGCCGGCGATCACCAGCACCTTGTACTTCGACGGCAACCAGACGTACGGCACGGCGATGCCGGTGACCGTCGCGTTCGACCCGCCCATTCCCAAAGCCGCCAGGGCGGATGTGCAGCGCCGGTTGTTCGTGAAGACGAACCCCCCGCAGCCGGGCACCTGGTCCTGGCTGGACGACGGCAGCGAGGTCTATTACCGCGCACCCGACTTCTGGCGGCCGGGCACCACGATCAGTGTGCGGTCCGGCCTGGAGGGCCTGCCGATCGGCAAGGACCGCGTCGGTGACGCCGACCGGACCGCTACCTCCAAGATCGGTCGCCAGGTGTCCCTGGAGATCGACAACGCCACCAAGCAGATGTCGGTACTGCGCGACGGGAAGTTGATCCGCAAGATCCCCGTCAGCCTCGGCAAGCCGAGTACGCCCACCTCCAGCGGCAAGATGGTGATCATGGAAAAGCACCAGTACACGACGTTCGACACCCGGGGCGACCCGATGGGCGGCTACGTCGTGGACGTCGAGGACGCCCAGCGGCTCACCGATGGAGGCGAGTTCATCCACGGCGCGCCGTGGTCCGAGGGGGATCAGGGCCAGACCAACGTCTCGCACGGCTGCACCAACGTCTCCGCCGCTGCCGCCGACTGGCTGATGGGCGTTACGCAGGTCGGCGACCTGGTCACCTTCACCGGCACCGAGGTGAAGTTGGAAGCGGGCAACGGCTGGACGGCCTGGAACGTCGGCTGGGACGAGTTCGTCAAGGGCAGCGCCCTGCCCGTACCGGCCGGGCTCGGGCCGGCCCCGACCAACACGCCGCATCCGGGTGCCGTGGCCGGCGGCTCGCCCGCGCCGACGCCGTCGGTCCGCGGCGGCTGATCCGGGCGTACGTGGCGCGGACCGGCCCGCCACGCAACAGATCGTCGCGACCGGGCCGCAACAGACACCATGCATGGCGCGGCGCCGCGCATGATCTGCACTCTTGACCCGATTCGAGGAGCTGGCGGTTAGGGCGTGCGCCCGGGGGTAGGCACGGGCGGTGGCCAGGCCAATCGAGGACCCCGGCACCCGGTCGGACATCAGCCGTGCCATCACTTTCAGCGACGCGGTTCTCGCCATCATCATCACTCTGCTGGTGCTGGACCCCGTACTGCGGGTGCCGGACGTCGAGCCCGGCCATCTGCTGTCCGCGCTGCTGGACCACTGGCCGACCTACGCGGCATATTTCGCGTCGTACTCGTACGTGGCCGTCGTCTGGCTCAACCACAAGGCGGCGTTCCACCGCATCCGCAAGACCGATCGGGGCCTGCACTGGGCAAACCTCTTCATCCTGTTCGCCACGGCGCTGATGCCGTTCCCGACCGCGGTCGTCTCGCACGCGCTCCTCGGGCACAACCGGCCGGACCAGCGGGTGGCCATTGCCTTCTACGCGCTGAT
Proteins encoded:
- a CDS encoding glutamate ABC transporter substrate-binding protein is translated as MKRCAVALVAVLCVTGCATSRSLPDGRVDATAPRPVGAQDPAAIPTSAAVPPGSCDPRASLRPSGALPTPGRMPADSTMAQIARRGRLVVGVDQNNYRFGYRDPGTGDLVGFEIDLAHEIARAIFGDPGKVLFRAVRTAEREQAVQTGAVDIVIRSMTMNCDRWQRVSFSTEYFSAGQAILVAKGSPIKGLRDLTGRKVCAATGSTSIRNIAAKAPQALPVSAADALDCLVMLQQNQVAAVSTDDAILAGFAAQDPGTTVLPERFTEEPYGMAMQKESPDLVRFVNGVLERLRADGTWTRLYNKWLTALGSTPQPPAARYRD
- a CDS encoding serine/threonine-protein kinase; amino-acid sequence: MATAAATLPSVATVSAGSVRTGSGRSRPAARGGLGAGLIDIPRVPLRDPATAVMSDPKVAESRRFCTQCEAAVGRGRDGKPGRAEGFCPSCGHPFSFLPRLRAGDLVNGRYEVLGALAYGGLGWIYLARDRNVSDSVSDRWVVLKGLINTGDGDAMASAVTERRFLVEIDHPNIVKIHDFVQHPDPKTGELVGYIVMEYVGGQSLRDMLVARRAEGARVLPLPEVIAYGVEILPALGYLHDRGLIFCDFKPDNVIHAEEQLKLIDLGGVRRADDDVSAIYGTPGYQAPEVAAVGPSVASDIYTVGRSLAVLSFEFRGFSSTYADRLPDPSEVPLLAQEESYHRLLRRATHREPARRFQSAAEMSEQLLGVLREVVSAADGVPRPTLSRRFTPERRAFGTGAGEVGDAVVTDLRPASVAAALPLPQVDVLDPGAGLLATLSVTDPDEVIRELTAAPVQSVEVALRLVRARIEQGDLAGALAGLDELAAADPFDWRMDWYRGLAALAANTPGEARVAFDAVYNELPGEPAARLALAAAVECTGDPSAAERLYERVWRVDHGYLSAAFGLARIRLAVEDRAGALAVLDQVPDSSSLHVVAQVAAVRASLRATAHPVKPDDLLHASGRLERLSLDVERRARLAVEVLEAALAWITATRLPGHRLPPGAGVLGHELTERGLRLGLEQAYRAMAQLARDTDTRIALVDRANAVRPRTLV
- a CDS encoding PP2C family protein-serine/threonine phosphatase, whose product is MNGNACPEHGPPSEPEHRFCEVCGRNLVTGELASLSVPTIWLSSRAAGASCAACGAAYVDEDAYCDHCGRRRSIGRDHAELDLGTVAGVTDRGLRRRRNEDAVAVGRAGSVNAAVVCDGVSTSTRSDAAAYGAAEAGLGTLLAALARGVDPPKATVEGARAAAAAARAAAAGPDAGDTPPSCTYVSGIVTADAVTVGWIGDSRAYWLGPDPSCLTVDDSVAGQLAAGRSVPATLDADPGSRALIRWLGADSDDVEAQVVSLRPAAPGRVLLCSDGLHHYLSDPSALAAASSGRLIDVARHLTTVALDGGGHDNIAVAVLSYSPSGGSVP
- a CDS encoding VWA domain-containing protein codes for the protein MSALFSAEVDQNEYLPEGGRVVDAIITVTAQGGDLRNTDAAPSAAEVIMVDVSGSMGMPAKKIAEAKKATAIAIDTLRDGVAFAVVAGTSGAHMVYPADARMVPASGQTRAEAKAAVARLRADGGTAIGRWLDLANHLFAGEQAEVKHAILLTDGQNQHESPRDFQRVLDACEGRFVCDSRGVGDDWVARELRLIASTLLGTADGLEDPAELPAAFQAMTETAMGKSVADVSLRVWTPAGATIRFVKQVYPQVEDLTGRRAEVSGRIGDYPTGAWGAESRDYHVSIEVEPDAVGEEVLAARISLVSGGQVLTEKLVLARWTDDTALSTKINPQVAHYTGQAELAAVIQEGLTARDAGDVETATAKLGRAVQLAVASGHEDTAKLLARVVDVVDAPTGTVRLKKQVAGVDAEITNVRSVKTVRVKKKQEG
- a CDS encoding FHA domain-containing protein, whose protein sequence is MATCPKGHESATLDYCDVCGALMGGASAPPAAASAAPPPASAGPPAPPPVAPPDVKSCPVCSTPQTGRFCEEDGYDFLLAPPVNPANTVPSAARTPPASGPAPSGPASQGWTVVVRADSAYFEVVKAMGGEDAGGMAFPQFAPERRFVLTGEQMVIGRRSRSRGVNPDIDLVGPPEDPGVSHLHALLVAQQDGWAVVDLESANGTYLNDPSSNPIDPLVQVPIKDGDKIYLGAWTALTIHVA
- a CDS encoding D-alanyl-D-alanine carboxypeptidase family protein, with the protein product MTTSRVAAATMSVTLAMSAVAVLPPTGAAAAPDVACPRAAPPVPPPATPSPPPVDRAQREVGGTALATSGLAIPEGAPSAPAVTATSWLVADLNSGEVLGGCAPHERRTPASVQKLLLAAALMPRLDPKQVVEVKREDLADLDPASSLMGVVEGGRYSIENLWQGLLLRSGNDAANVLARAGGGERARQGGVDAMNDEARRLRANQTHAATPSGLDGPGQYTSAYDLALIARATFAREDFRRYAATRVAEVPAQPGKPAFQITNDNTLLDRVPGMLGGKTGFTSLARQTYVGVVERDGRRLAVTLLGAETAPLGSLGEAIALLEWGFALPADASVGRLVTPEEKKSSALALLTGLGLGATAAVVVLVVAAPWRRTHARRPGNQR
- a CDS encoding L,D-transpeptidase, yielding MGFRRRLTLLSVLAATPLVLDGCTADRMPGARHPERKVAPPELTVTPGDQSRDVPISAEVGTRVSGGRITAVRITDDKGAEVKAEPREDGSAWVPSKPLQPKRTYTAEVTATGDKGKTTTRKTTFTTTPKSTKPAITSTLYFDGNQTYGTAMPVTVAFDPPIPKAARADVQRRLFVKTNPPQPGTWSWLDDGSEVYYRAPDFWRPGTTISVRSGLEGLPIGKDRVGDADRTATSKIGRQVSLEIDNATKQMSVLRDGKLIRKIPVSLGKPSTPTSSGKMVIMEKHQYTTFDTRGDPMGGYVVDVEDAQRLTDGGEFIHGAPWSEGDQGQTNVSHGCTNVSAAAADWLMGVTQVGDLVTFTGTEVKLEAGNGWTAWNVGWDEFVKGSALPVPAGLGPAPTNTPHPGAVAGGSPAPTPSVRGG